The Tripterygium wilfordii isolate XIE 37 chromosome 5, ASM1340144v1, whole genome shotgun sequence genome window below encodes:
- the LOC119998948 gene encoding transcriptional regulator ATRX-like, translating into MRLAIQSPGRAEKFPPPLMRFLRTNVGSRSRGRSRSSPMFVFRKKTTAIETQEPSSPKVTCMGQVRVRRSKQSGTKSTRPSRTQTPGRRRCGWIRHSLSCFHFKKFEMPKSMRTVWRKWVLFFHVDFKGRRSKTREDSPKFGNKSEDLEEEDDEEEYEREDIKEASRIYPSTSISSPPKNAFLLTRSRSAPYRSSSLASSFWSSETEQQKQEQQDENREDENPTSNTESISEDSGPKSRTGLEMNPKIITFTDVDVSESESIRERFSSDARIEEVKTMEEVETARRSILTRCKSEPARIAAALYPELSFWKKRRLGFT; encoded by the coding sequence ATGAGGCTGGCCATACAGAGTCCGGGTCGGGCCGAGAAGTTCCCCCCGCCATTGATGAGGTTCTTGAGAACCAATGTTGGGAGCAGAAGCAGAGGACGGTCACGTTCAAGCCCAATGTTTGTTTTTCGGAAGAAGACCACCGCTATTGAGACCCAAGAGCCCTCATCTCCGAAGGTCACTTGCATGGGTCAAGTTCGGGTCAGGCGGTCCAAACAATCCGGTACCAAATCTACTCGACCTAGCCGGACCCAAACTCCGGGTCGACGCCGTTGCGGATGGATCCGGCACTCGCTGTCTTGCTTCCATTTCAAGAAATTCGAAATGCCCAAGTCGATGAGAACCGTTTGGCGCAAGTGGGTACTCTTCTTTCATGTGGATTTCAAGGGAAGaagaagcaaaactagagaAGATTCTCCGAAATTTGGGAATAAGAGTGAAGATCTAGAGGAAGAAGACGACGAAGAAGAATATGAACGAGAAGATATAAAGGAAGCTAGTAGAATATATCCATCGACTTCAATTTCTTCACCGCCAAAGAACGCTTTCTTGTTGACTAGAAGCCGATCTGCACCGTACAGGTCCTCATCGTTAGCGAGTAGCTTTTGGAGCTCAGAAACGGAGCAGCAGAAACAAGAACAACAGGATGAGAACAGAGAAGATGAGAATCCCACGTCAAATACAGAGTCCATCAGCGAAGATTCGGGTCCAAAGTCGAGAACGGGTCTGGAAATGAACCCAAAGATCATAACTTTCACAGACGTCGATGTTTCGGAATCAGAATCAATTAGAGAAAGATTTTCTAGTGATGCGAGAATCGAAGAAGTGAAAACAATGGAGGAGGTCGAGACTGCGCGGCGTTCGATACTAACACGGTGTAAATCAGAACCGGCAAGAATTGCAGCGGCTCTATATCCAGAGTTGAGCTTCTGGAAGAAAAGAAGGTTGGGTTTCACGTGA